Proteins from a genomic interval of Amycolatopsis sp. cg13:
- the nadC gene encoding carboxylating nicotinate-nucleotide diphosphorylase, whose amino-acid sequence MSGEFSESVVRSLVVDGLDVADVKRVVTTALEEDLRYGPDATTASTVPADARAVAELTPRVAGVVAGIPVALAVFDQVLGDDYEVVSIREDGSTAVPGEPVLVLRGPVRGLLTAERTALNLLCLLSGVATATAAWVSAIEGTGAAVRDSRKTTPGLRLLQKYAVRCGGGVNHRMGLGDAVLIKDNHVVAAGSVTAALAAAREHAPQLPCEVEVDDLAQLDEALAAGADEVLLDNFTPEECVKAVARRDEISPKTRLESSGGLTLDRARPYAESGVDYLSVGGLTHSSPALDLGMDLR is encoded by the coding sequence ATGAGCGGGGAATTCTCCGAATCGGTCGTGCGGTCGCTGGTGGTGGACGGGCTGGACGTCGCCGACGTGAAGCGCGTCGTGACCACTGCGCTGGAAGAGGATTTGCGGTACGGGCCGGACGCCACGACGGCATCCACGGTTCCGGCGGACGCCCGTGCGGTGGCAGAGCTGACGCCGCGCGTCGCCGGTGTCGTGGCCGGGATTCCGGTGGCGCTGGCGGTTTTCGACCAGGTGCTCGGCGACGACTACGAGGTGGTCTCGATCCGTGAGGACGGTTCGACCGCCGTCCCGGGTGAGCCGGTGCTCGTGCTGCGCGGTCCGGTGCGCGGGTTGCTGACTGCGGAGCGCACGGCGCTGAACCTGTTGTGCCTGCTGTCCGGAGTGGCGACGGCGACCGCGGCGTGGGTGTCCGCGATCGAGGGAACCGGTGCGGCGGTGCGGGATTCGCGCAAGACGACGCCGGGGCTGCGGCTGCTGCAGAAGTACGCGGTGCGGTGCGGTGGCGGTGTGAATCACCGGATGGGCCTTGGCGACGCGGTGCTGATCAAGGACAACCACGTGGTCGCGGCGGGTTCGGTCACCGCGGCGCTGGCGGCGGCGCGGGAGCACGCGCCGCAGCTGCCGTGCGAGGTCGAGGTGGACGATCTGGCCCAGCTGGACGAGGCGCTGGCCGCCGGGGCGGACGAGGTGCTGCTGGACAACTTCACGCCGGAGGAGTGCGTGAAGGCGGTCGCGCGGCGCGACGAGATTTCGCCGAAGACGCGGCTGGAGTCGTCCGGCGGGCTGACCCTCGATCGCGCGCGACCGTACGCCGAGTCCGGTGTGGACTATCTCTCCGTCGGCGGGCTCACGCATTCCTCGCCCGCGCTCGACCTCGGGATGGACCTGCGATAA
- a CDS encoding L-aspartate oxidase produces MSGLVNADEAKTSPDPRWEARADVVVIGSGVAGLSAALRARELGLHVLVVTKAAVADGNTRWAQGGVAVVLDGERDEGDTVEKHTADTLTAGAGICDEAAVRAIVGGGPAAVTELRQNGAVFDHSSSGLSRAREGGHSAFRVIHAGGDATGAEVERALVAQAGERRIPVLEHHIAVDALRTPAGEVAGVTVLDRNGVPGVVRASAVVLASGGFGQLYQATSNPEIATGDGLALALRAGATAADIEFVQFHPTVLYTPGARGRCPLVTEAVRGEGATLVDGAGASVMAGVHPLGDLAPRDVVAAAITRRQLLAPGGIDDHVFLDATGIPGFAKRFPTVHAACAVLGIDPAVDAIPVTPAAHFACGGVVATVDGRSSVRGLYAAGEVARTGLHGANRLASNSLLEGLVVGQRTAEAVAADLAAGLLPDPSRGRLPERTVAPTAERDVLQRVMSRYAAIGRDADGLAAAVSALDLSTTDSPLSTHSAVEDAALTVAAQALLAAAERRTESRGCHVRTDFPERDEGLRRSQLIRLSPSGQPVLVEAASLEGVA; encoded by the coding sequence ATGAGCGGCCTAGTTAACGCCGATGAGGCGAAAACCTCACCGGATCCGCGCTGGGAAGCCCGGGCGGATGTGGTGGTGATCGGCAGCGGCGTGGCCGGGCTGTCGGCGGCGCTGCGGGCCCGAGAACTCGGGCTGCATGTGCTGGTCGTGACGAAGGCGGCGGTCGCCGACGGCAACACGCGGTGGGCGCAGGGCGGCGTGGCCGTGGTGCTCGACGGCGAGCGCGACGAGGGCGACACGGTCGAGAAGCACACGGCGGACACGCTCACCGCCGGAGCTGGGATCTGCGACGAGGCCGCCGTGCGGGCGATCGTCGGCGGCGGTCCGGCGGCCGTCACTGAGCTTCGGCAGAACGGAGCGGTGTTCGACCACAGCTCGAGCGGGCTGTCGCGGGCTCGCGAGGGCGGGCACAGCGCGTTCCGGGTCATCCACGCTGGCGGCGATGCGACGGGCGCGGAGGTAGAGCGTGCGCTGGTCGCGCAGGCTGGCGAGCGGCGGATTCCGGTGTTGGAGCACCACATCGCGGTCGACGCGCTGCGCACGCCCGCGGGCGAGGTGGCCGGGGTGACGGTGCTCGACCGCAACGGCGTGCCGGGTGTGGTGCGCGCGTCCGCGGTGGTGCTGGCCAGCGGCGGGTTCGGGCAGCTGTACCAGGCGACCTCCAATCCGGAGATCGCGACCGGCGACGGGCTGGCGCTCGCGCTGCGGGCCGGGGCGACGGCGGCCGACATCGAGTTCGTGCAGTTCCATCCGACGGTGCTGTACACGCCGGGCGCGCGTGGGCGGTGTCCGCTCGTCACGGAGGCAGTGCGCGGCGAGGGTGCGACTCTCGTCGACGGCGCGGGCGCGTCGGTGATGGCCGGGGTGCATCCGCTCGGCGATCTGGCTCCGCGCGACGTCGTGGCGGCGGCGATCACCCGGCGGCAGCTGCTGGCTCCCGGCGGCATCGACGATCACGTTTTCCTTGACGCCACTGGCATTCCCGGGTTCGCGAAGCGGTTCCCGACGGTGCACGCGGCGTGCGCGGTGCTCGGCATCGACCCGGCGGTGGACGCGATTCCGGTGACGCCCGCGGCGCACTTCGCGTGCGGCGGCGTGGTGGCCACTGTGGACGGACGGTCGAGCGTGCGCGGGCTGTACGCGGCGGGCGAGGTCGCCCGGACCGGGTTGCACGGGGCGAATCGGCTGGCGTCCAACAGCCTTCTCGAAGGGCTGGTCGTCGGGCAGCGGACCGCGGAGGCGGTTGCCGCGGATCTGGCCGCCGGGTTGCTGCCGGATCCGTCGCGGGGACGGCTTCCGGAACGGACGGTCGCGCCGACGGCGGAACGTGATGTGCTGCAACGGGTGATGAGCCGGTACGCGGCAATCGGCCGCGATGCGGACGGGCTCGCGGCGGCGGTCTCGGCGCTCGACTTGTCGACAACGGACAGTCCGTTGTCGACGCACAGTGCGGTCGAGGACGCGGCGCTCACCGTGGCGGCGCAGGCGTTGCTCGCGGCGGCGGAGCGGCGGACGGAATCGCGGGGATGTCACGTGCGGACGGACTTCCCCGAACGGGACGAAGGGCTGCGGCGGAGCCAGCTGATCCGGCTGAGCCCGTCGGGACAGCCGGTACTGGTCGAAGCGGCGTCGTTGGAAGGGGTGGCATGA
- the nadA gene encoding quinolinate synthase NadA, protein MTTTLDQDLTPYGGVEADADWAARVRELARKRDAVLLAHNYQVPEIQDIADFTGDSLALSRIAASSDASTIVFCGVHFMAETAKILAPEKTVLIPDARAGCSLADSITGAQLREWKAEHPGAVVVSYVNTTAEVKAETDICCTSSNAVDVVASIPADQEVLFLPDQFLGAHVKRVTGRENMHIWAGECHVHAGINGAELAARAEENPDADLFIHPECGCATSALYLAGEGAVAPERVKILSTGDMVHAARDTKATSVLVATEIGMIHQLRKAAPEIDFRAVNDRASCRYMKMITPAALLRSLTEGADEVHVDPETASRARASVRRMIEIGQPGGGE, encoded by the coding sequence CCGCCCGCGTGCGGGAGCTCGCCCGCAAACGCGACGCGGTGCTGCTCGCGCACAACTACCAGGTCCCGGAGATCCAGGACATCGCGGACTTCACCGGCGACTCTCTGGCGCTCAGCCGCATCGCGGCCAGCAGCGACGCGTCGACGATCGTCTTCTGCGGCGTGCACTTCATGGCCGAGACGGCGAAGATCCTGGCTCCGGAGAAGACGGTGCTGATCCCGGACGCGCGGGCCGGCTGCTCGCTCGCCGACTCCATCACCGGCGCTCAGCTGCGCGAGTGGAAGGCCGAGCACCCGGGCGCGGTGGTCGTGTCGTACGTGAACACGACGGCCGAGGTCAAGGCCGAGACGGACATCTGCTGCACGTCGTCGAACGCGGTCGACGTCGTCGCGTCCATCCCCGCTGACCAGGAAGTTCTCTTCCTGCCGGACCAGTTCCTCGGCGCGCACGTCAAGCGCGTGACCGGGCGCGAGAACATGCACATCTGGGCCGGGGAGTGCCACGTGCACGCCGGGATCAACGGGGCCGAGCTGGCCGCGCGCGCCGAGGAGAATCCGGACGCCGACCTGTTCATCCACCCCGAATGCGGCTGCGCGACCTCGGCGCTTTACCTGGCCGGCGAGGGCGCGGTGGCCCCGGAGCGGGTCAAGATCCTGTCCACCGGCGACATGGTGCACGCGGCGCGCGACACCAAGGCGACCTCGGTGCTCGTGGCCACCGAGATCGGCATGATCCACCAGCTGCGCAAGGCCGCGCCGGAGATCGACTTCCGCGCGGTGAACGACCGGGCCTCGTGCCGGTACATGAAGATGATCACCCCGGCCGCGCTGCTGCGGAGCCTCACCGAGGGCGCGGACGAGGTCCACGTCGACCCGGAAACGGCCTCGCGGGCCCGCGCCTCGGTGCGGCGGATGATCGAAATCGGGCAGCCTGGCGGTGGGGAATGA